The following nucleotide sequence is from Brachyspira suanatina.
TTTTCTAAGTTATTATTTTCCATAGAACCTCTCCAATTATTTATTTTTTTTAATTAATAACCATCTTTATCAAGCATGTTTTTTAATACATCTATATCGCTGTTTATATCCATTAATTTATTCTGATTCATTTCTACAAGCATTTTTTTCAATGCTTCATTTAATTTTATTATAACATCTTCTATTTCTTGTGCTGTTTTTTGCATATTTTCATTTTTTACAGGAAAATTACAAAAATCTATATAAGAATTAAGCATTTTTATAGCTGTAGGAAGATGATATTCATTTATTTTTTCTAGTTTTTTCTCTCCCTCTTTATTAGCTTTAGAATATGAAACCATTTCTTTTAATATACCTATCATTTCTTTTAATGCAGGAGTAAGTTCAGGATCATCTATTTTTTGAGAGAAATCTGTAATTTTATATATATTTCTTTCTGTTTCTAAAATTGTTAAACTATCTTTATTTGAATAACTATCATTTCTATAATTATTTTGATTATAATTATTTACATCATCTTCTCTTGGGAAATTTCTCTGTATATTTTGTCTTAATTTCTGAAAAATAAAATCATCTTCATCTCTTGGCATATATATCCTCTACAATGAACTAAATTAATAAAACTATAAACTAAATATAAAGTAAAAATATATTTACCATTACTTGGTATATATTATAATCAATAAACATAATATTTGCAAGATTATATTAATTATTTTAAACTATAACATAATGAAGATATTCAAATGTTTTTGAAGCTGAATTATATCTTTTGCTGTCGGCTTTAAATCTGCTGTATTCTTTAACAAATAATCCGTATTTTCCTTTTTTTGACATTATTTTCTTTATATCTTCCAATGACAATAAACCTTCATTATTGTAGCTTAAAAATATATATTTAGCATTAGCTTTATTTATCAGCTCCTCAAATGCATTATAAACATAATTTTTATTGCAGTATAATGATTTTATTCTGTCATTTCTAAGTCCTGTTTTTCCTTTTATTAGTGGATTATCATATTTAGCTATAGTTTCAAGTATATGATAATTATCTGCATATTGTCTTCTATTATATGGCGGATCTAAATACAAAATATCAGTTTCAATATTTTCTATTAATTTATTGGCATCTTCATTATATACTTTATGTTCTATATTGCTTATAACAAATTCGCAAGGACAATAATTGAAAGTTTTTGAAGCTGTTTTTTTTATATCTTTCAAAAATGCCCCATAAACCGAAGCTGTATTTGCACATTTATCAATATTTTCAAGCAAGCTTGCAAGAAGAAAATAATATTCATTTTCATTAATCTTCCTATTATTAAGCCATTCTTCTATTTTCATTCTTATAGCATCGCATTTCATGGCATTTTCATCTGAAAAGTATATTCTCTTATGTTCTTTATCTTTAGTGCCTCCTAAAGAATAATTATTATAAATAAAACCTCTTTTATAGTCTATATTATTTAAATAATCGCATACAATTATATATTTTTCTTTAATATCAGCTTCTTTTAATTCTTTTATTTCTTCACATAAGCCATCAAAATTTAAATATTTATTATTTTCTATATAATGCTTATTTAAAACATAACTGTAATACTGAATATCATTAGCTATAATAGAAAAATTTTTAGATTTAAAATACCTTCCAACAATACCTGTACCTGCAAATAAATCGCATAATATACAGCAATCGCTATCTATTATAGACATTATAGATTCATATAAAAAATCTAATAAAGACAGTTTACTTCCTATATAATTCATTAATATAATAATATCATACTTTTAAAAACTTTAAAATAAAAAATTATAAACATAGAAAAGCTTGAGCTGGCATGATTTTTAAAAAATAAACTAAAAAATATAAATGGCGGGATATGACTGCCCTACTCTAATTTTTGATAATTAATATATAAATTTTAGTACTCTAACAATTTTATTTTTTTATATTTACTATATAATAATAATAAATAACTTTAAGGAGAGAATATTATATGAGTGAAGATATTCTATTTACAAGAAGAAGCATAAGAAAATATATTAAAGGCAAACAAGTTGAAGATGAAAAGATAGAATATATGCTTAGAGCTGCTATGTATGCTCCGTCTGCAAATAATAGAAGAAATTGGGAGTTTATAGTAGTAAAAAACAGAGAAACATTAGATAAAATCATGAACTCTCACCCTTATGCTAAAATGCTAGATACTGCTACATTAGCTATAGTTGTATGCGGAGATTTATCCGATG
It contains:
- a CDS encoding 5-bromo-4-chloroindolyl phosphate hydrolysis family protein, which translates into the protein MPRDEDDFIFQKLRQNIQRNFPREDDVNNYNQNNYRNDSYSNKDSLTILETERNIYKITDFSQKIDDPELTPALKEMIGILKEMVSYSKANKEGEKKLEKINEYHLPTAIKMLNSYIDFCNFPVKNENMQKTAQEIEDVIIKLNEALKKMLVEMNQNKLMDINSDIDVLKNMLDKDGY
- a CDS encoding DNA adenine methylase, which codes for MNYIGSKLSLLDFLYESIMSIIDSDCCILCDLFAGTGIVGRYFKSKNFSIIANDIQYYSYVLNKHYIENNKYLNFDGLCEEIKELKEADIKEKYIIVCDYLNNIDYKRGFIYNNYSLGGTKDKEHKRIYFSDENAMKCDAIRMKIEEWLNNRKINENEYYFLLASLLENIDKCANTASVYGAFLKDIKKTASKTFNYCPCEFVISNIEHKVYNEDANKLIENIETDILYLDPPYNRRQYADNYHILETIAKYDNPLIKGKTGLRNDRIKSLYCNKNYVYNAFEELINKANAKYIFLSYNNEGLLSLEDIKKIMSKKGKYGLFVKEYSRFKADSKRYNSASKTFEYLHYVIV